The following DNA comes from Poecilia reticulata strain Guanapo linkage group LG5, Guppy_female_1.0+MT, whole genome shotgun sequence.
TTACATTTTTCAGGTATTTGttatttcattatgtttagAAAAGAAGAATACAATGTCATGTTGATGAACATGAACAACTCCGGTGGAACGTGCTGGCTCAGGGTCTGCTGGTAACAGCGGCTGCCTTTCCGTTAGAAATCTGAGCAGATCTTTGTCGCTGACCTGCTCATGTTGACAAAACTCAATTTTGAAATTTTGGGAATTGTGAGAAGTTTTTCCATTAAGCTAATTGACTTTCGTCATTTCAACATAGCTGCGTTGTCATTGACCATTTGACCATGACATTGCGCAAAATGGATTTACGAGAATGAATTTATCCAATGGAGATGCTGCAATTTCAAaaagctaacttttttttttgagaagatGTTTTTGCTCTTGGGTGAGGTGATGTTCTGTGTCacaattttgcaaaactgcaatggaaacactttttttggcATCACACGTGTTGAAATGTCACCTATTGTGGCTTTCGGTGTACAAACTACTGAGTGTCAGAGGGGGAGGAGCCTAAATCAGATCCAGTTGAagccagatgtttacatacaccgAATAAAAAGACACACCAAACAGACCAAACTtgtcctgttttaggtcaggtaaaatgactaacattttttatttttgctaaatgccagaaaagtttgaaagaatatatttgaaagatatttttgtaacttttttttatagcgGCAGGGATAATTGCCTTTTGAACTGTGTGACTGTATGGGTCAGACCTTTTAGATTTCCTTCCTTCAACTATAATTGGCTCCCATTTATCCTCAGTCACAATTCTGAATCCACCAACTTTTGAATATCTACTTGACAATCAATTAGAtgattgacaaaaaataaaatgcctgaACAAGACAAACAGAACCGTCTGATCCTTTTCGTTCTCTGTCGGCCTCTTCAGGACGTCAGTAAGCGGATGTCTCTGCCCATGGACATCCGCCTGCCTCCAGAGTTTCTcaaaaaactgcagcaggaaaGTGAAAACTCCCCCCTCTGCAGACCGCTCAGCCGCATGTCCCGACGCGCCTCACTGGTCAGTAACCATCGGTTTATTTTACACACCGCGTTGTCTTGTCTCGTCCTGTGTGTCGCTCCACCTGCATGAAGGGTAGTGACTCAGACTGAAGGAGTCGTTATTTTGTTCTCAGCCCTGTTGccaattaagtatttttgttagACAGAGTAAAACAAGTCATTTGTGGAGTGTAAGATtagtaaaaacctttttttcccgATCCAGAGGACAGAATCAAATGTTGTGAAATTAATCTGTCTAATGGTTTTCTCTGCCTTTAGTCTGATATAGGATTTGGGAAACTGGAAACGTATGTGAAGCTTGGCAAACTAGGTGAGGTACGTCGCAGCTGGTTATTCATACGATTCAGAGGTTCTGTTGAGTTCAGTGCAACATTTATGGTTTGGTTTGTGAGCAACTAAAAGTTAACTCCCTGCTACAATGGTGGGTCGCTGTGATAACGAAAtcatttgaaattgtttttcacatttaatgtgATATTTATGCTGTACCattcaactaaaaacaaatctgctttaaagaagtcacatttatttgatgactctgcaccagtacagcagaCCTAAACACACCAACATCTTCACAAGCCTGGtcagacatgtaaaaacaactttaatctgttcagtCTGTGCAATCAGTAGTATGGCagccaatggaaaataaatatcaaagaaactgaaactgactaaAACAATAGGTTGTCCACCtacatgtacaaataaactgcagcaaaaccTTCTTTTAAATGGTTCAAAACATTGAATTAAGCTGAATAAATCTGGAACATTGTtgaaaaaactgtaaatcacacagcaggcaaatgtgacccatatctGACGTTTTCATGGTAGTCTGACCGGCCCTGTTCTGACCTTTTCTCAGATCTATATCTCACTTCCATACGAGGAACTGATTCAGATCACAAAAtgcaatagattttttttttttacgatacACGCTGCACTACAATGGAACAGTAGAAACCTTCTCACTCAAACTCAACTTTAAATACTTTGACGACACGATTGCCGTCATTCTAAGGCATTCTCATTCAGTCAGAAATAGTCGTCAATAATTCCCTATAAAAAGGTAATTCTGAGCGAAACAGAACTACAACGTGTCCAAAGACTCATGTTTCTACAACGGCTCTTTCTTTTGCATGATATCACCTGATATGCTTTCCTGTGCTTCTATTCCCAGGGGACTTACGCTACAGTTTTTAAAGGAAGGAGCAAACTAACGGAGAACCTCGTGGCCCTGAAGGAGATCCGTCTGGAGCACGACGAGGGAGCGCCTTGCACTGCTATCAGAGAAGGTAAAGGAATCATTAACCCTCTCAGAATCTCACTTGggattttctgagatttttttgcTCAAACAAATTCACCAGAGAAAAAATTCCCTGGTGAGGAGGCGACACTTTTTTGATAAACTTGAATTTTAGGATGGAGCTttgtggaggggggggggggctccAAACCTCCACaaatcttattttgtttaaattctcagCAAAATGAGGTTAAAatcttttgtcaaaataaaatacttattttatgcATAATGTATGCGGCGATATTAAAGCACTGATTATGTAAAAGCTCTCTTTGTGCTAAGAGGCGTAGAGACAACACTGGTGTCATTTCTGTGGATTTTCCACATTTATCTtcctttgtctttgtttctatGAAGCTTAAAGGAAGTTATTTTGGTAGAATATTTAATGTGGAGCTGCTTGAGCCACGCTCTGGATCTTCTTCTTATGAATTTGAATGGATTTATGGTTATCATTATCGCCACCTGGTGGTGCAGCATAGGCaatacacttttttatttttatttttacagaaatctaaatattgtcaccttcctaaactAATAACCAAAATGATTTtggcattaaaaacaaaattatttatgccAAAATTATTGGCATAAatagttttcagtaaaaaaatatataaataaaaatacattttttgcaaaaaataacttaggccattattttaggaaggtgacgatataAAAGTACAGTGAGTGACAgtgtattttttcagttttttaacttttagttcAAAGAAATGTCAatgtcagacaaaaataacccaAGAGAATATATAAAtctattttcaaataattttatttacttttgggGAAACTATCCAACCCAATCTGACTATATGAAaagttttttccccatttatttcaaattatgaaATTGTCATATTTGTGGTCTAGTTTCACCACTCACACTAATAGGAGTAGTAGTCCTATATTGCAGCAAAATGAAATGACTTCAGTAGAACCTGACAGCCAACATTAAGTGGGGTCTATGATATCAGGAGGCACAACATCAATCTAAAGAAATTTTTAGAACAGAAGGGATATAAATCTTTGACATCTATGATTTTGGGAGTATAAAGCGATTCCTAAGGCTTTGAGACTCCAGTGAACCTGTTAACTGCTGTTAAGAGTCCTTACCCACAAATCAAGAAACATTGAACAGTGGTGGACTTCTAAAAGGACTGGTCAGTCTACTAAAATTACTCCAAGACAGTAACAACAAGTCTCCTAGGAGGTTACAAAAGAATAGGCTGATAAAAATCACGCTCTGCTTAGTTCAGAGGGTCTGAATCCTCGCCTGTTGAGAgacgattgcttcctggaggcgtggccTCTGGTGAGGTTTATAACGATTGTTATGACTGTACCCCATCGGTAACATTTGTAATGTGTCGGCCTGCAACAACAAGCAGACTGCGattctaaaacatgaaacaaaaatggatgTCATCGTCAACTCTTCCTCTTGTTCGCTGATCGTCAGACCAACacagcattttaaacaaaacatcacatCGACAGTTTCTTCAGGATTGGGTCATTTGCTGTGgttgatgaatgaatgaatgaattaattaattaattctcCTTTATAACATAAAGCCCTGAAGGAGGAAGTCCAGTTGTCAGTTTGTGACCTTAAGCACAAGCCCACTGGGGTAAAGCAGCATCAAAATGATTCAATGCAAAAAACGGAAGCTTTCCAGCAATTTAATTAAGTCTGGAATTAGATGGGGTGGCATGACCTTAAACAGGCAATTTATACTCAAAAACCTTCTACTGTGGATGGATTAGAACAATACTGCCGAGAAGACTGGGCCAAAGCGCCAGAATTCCTCCACAGGGATGAAAGAAACCCTCTCTTAAAGTTCTCACAACGCTTGATGGAATTTGCAACCGATCACTTTTCAGATCAAAGCAGGTTGTCTTTCCCTCACTAAGTGGAAATCATTCCCTAAagcttttggaaataaaaataaatgtgatcatTTGAACATGTAAGTATGacaacccccccaaaaaaaacatcttctctGGGGAAATGCTCTTTCATGGTTATGTAGacacaaattattttcaaaaacaaaagggaaaattatctgtttaaaaatatatgtgagATTTTAGTAGAGAAAAGGTTcaaaacaactatttttttatgactCGGTTAAATACTACAACAGAGTATTATGGCCAcactaataaaagaaaagtacaagaataaagtaattttatgagaaaagtcgaaataatacaagaataaagtcataatataaaagtaaagttgactttattctcgtattttttccactttatttctcattatttcGACTTTGTTCTCATCATATGGTGACTTTATTCgtgtaattttatattttttattgttttcttagcATGGCCCTAATATTTCGTCATAAAATACACATACTTTTTTCTATGTTCACACAtataatctttgttttttcccattAAAATGTATACTCACCGCTGTACAGCTTCATTTTGCTGTATAGATCAAATTTATCTTAACCCCTAATTGAGAATTATTTTGCAATGTAATAATTCACGCGATTCACAAGGAGCTTTCTGTTGTCCTCATGTAcacctgatttttttatttcagtgtctCTGCTGAAGAACCTCAAACACGCCAACATCGTCACACTGCATGACATCATCCACACGGACCGCTGCCTCACCCTGGTGTTCGAGTACCTGGTGAGTGCACCAGCAGCTGGAGATCAGCACAGTTCCTAAAGGTCACTCAGCCCAAAGGAAGATCAATGCAACAGCGAGTTGTTCTGTCTTGCAGGACAGTGACCTTAAACATTACTTGGACAACTGTGGAAATCTCATGAGCATGCACAACGTCAAGGTGAGAGCTAGCTGTACGTTACTGGTGGGAGGATTTCAGAAGCTAACTGAATGTCCtgaatctattaaaaaaaaaaaaactttttttttgctgcaaactCCCACTCAGgaattaatttgtgtttataCTGGTGAGCTTGTATTTTAGATGAGCGTCACCATTGGAGTTGTCTTTActtgttaagattttgtgttccTGTAGTGCAAAGTCACAGGCAGGCAGATTGACATCAAGGAGAACATCAAGTAAGAAAATAGTCAGGGGCAAGTTTAcagcaaaggcaaaaaaatacatagcaCAATTATTGGAATTAGAGTACTTGGATTGAAAGAAGAGTGCAATTGAGTAAAgtcattcaaaaaataaaatctgcataaaaatacaacagagcTTTCACAAGAAACAAATTAGCGAATATCAGCACGATGTAAACATTTACTGAGTAGTGCTGGTCGTAGCCTACCAGCTGCTGGGGGAAGGATCTGAGCTAACTCTACTTTATGCACCCAGGATGCAGCAGTTTGTCACTGAAGAAGGACTCCAGACTGTTAAACTTGGTGACCAGAACAAACTGTTTCCTTGTTCTTTACCCCTACAATAAACACACTCAATTCTCAGATTTTAATTGTGGATGTGTATCCTTTTATGTGTTATActtaaagtcatttttcaggCTGCGTTTATACGATATGCTGCCTGACAGTCTGacatttattctttgttttaccTCTTTAATTATCATGCCTTAGTTTGGTCATTAAGCCCTGCTGGATCCTAAACTTGTCTCCATTCTTCTGAAATCCTGACgctaattatgaaaaataaagtcaaaatgccTTCAAGCTCacatatatttactttttctgttggatttttagACTGTTTTACATATTACACAGTAGACAGATTTTCTAAAGACACAGTTTcactgacaaaacaaacaacgaTAAAGATTTGCTTTGAGAGATAATctatttcagtaactcagtgTACAAACTGAAACACCATGTATTGATTAATTGCACAAAGACTGATCTTTTTAAGCCTTTTGTTCTTATTAATTATGAGGATTTTCtacttacagctaataaaaacacaacatttgagTTTATAATATCACATcagatcaataagaacaaaaaaaattgaatactGAAATGTGGGCTTATTGAAAAAGCTTAATAGCTGCTTAAAGATTCCTGTTTTAATTGGACGTATTCATCAAGACGCATATTCTATTTTATTGAATGTGACCTTCCACTTATTATGCACTGctgtgttttgctttattacataaaataaatgacattctAATTATTGTTGTAAAGTTATGTTGACTATGTGAGGCAGGTGAGTAAACACGGCTACTGTGTTGGAACGGCTGCATTTCCTTTTGAACCCGTGCAGCGTCTTTTCTTCTCACCTCCCTCCTGCAGATTTTCATGTTCCAGCTGCTGCGCGGTCTCTCCTACtgccacaaaagaaaaatcctccaCAGAGACCTGAAGCCTCAGAACCTCCTCATCAACGACAAGGGCGAACTGAAGCTGGCCGATTTTGGTAGGAAGCACGCCGACGTTCAACAAACCGAACAGGTCGCTCTCTGCAGTGACGGAGCAATCCTGCTTGTAGTAAATACTTTGAGTCATATTCTGTTTTATCGCCACACGGAGCTCTTAAATGCTGATTACCCTCGGCCTTTCTTCATGTTTCCTAGCAACCATAACCCCTCTCTtgattttctcagttttgtgtTGGAAGTAGGTCGGTAAGCCCACCAGTGTCCCTGACTATTTTTAATAGCTTCAGCTAAACACGCAGCCAATGACACGACATGTTGAACTGCCTTTGGCTCTTTCATTGGCTAAAAATGTTTATGGGAAGCAGAGCGAAGCCACCTGTCCCGCTGAGCAAAGATGTAGCTAAAATGGCGTCCTGTGCTGCCCAGGTCTGGCTCGAGCCAAATCCGTCCCCACAAAGACCTACTCCAACGAAGTGGTGACTCTTTGGTATCGGCCCCCCGATGTGCTGCTGGGCTCTACGGAATACTCCATGCACATCGACATGTGGTGAGAAACAGTCACTCACCTTTCAGTGCACCCACCCACGTCCCGCAAAGACGGGagttttaatggattttttatttgcaggtatgaagaatttaaaaaattgataaataatTCTTTGTTCTCTGACCttaattaaatatcaaaagATACCAAATTTCTGATTTGCTATTAGTTGCACTTCTTGATCAAAGCCACCATAAACGGATAGCATAATGTAaaattgactctttttttttttttagctttacatcatgttataatgttttttctttattaaaattatatcTAAAgttttgccttgattctttcatgaatgtttgagaaatcctttaatctccatggcaaccattcagctgtggaaaacagCTGGGTTGACCTAGCACCGCCTTCAAgaagaagctcctcctctgagctgcagcttccattcttctgagcttccacctcacagtgcagccctcctccactcagctccttcagactagccagcagcaattagcaaacacctgctcaTCTACTGATCTCGTTAATGTAATCGGCAAGTTGATGGAACAACTTTTTGTATCATCAGTGACAGCAGCAGGTGTTCAGGGTTGTGTCTCTATCAACGTTGTACATCCAGAGACATTTTTACCCATCACAGGTCTTAATGGTGCTGTCTGTTCACTAACGTTCGCTAACAAACCTTGGAAATGCTCGCAAAACAGCTGCATCCATGGTGAGATGAAGTCATGTGTTGGTCGACTGCATTTATGAATTAGGTGAAGGCCATTGCCTTCACTGGGTTATCAGAGGAAAGAAGGGGCAGAACAtgacaaacatttcagatcCTTGAAGGccacatgtctttttttcttccactttacaattatgtgcgtttttgtgttgttctattGGGTAAAATGTCAGGAATATGTGTCAAAGTTTGTCGATGTAATGTGAAAACGTTGGGAGGATGAATCGTTTTGTAAAACATTGTGTGTCATCTTTGGTCAAGATTGGCTGATGAACCAGTGCAGCATTGTTTCCATTGGTCGGATAATTCTCAGTTTATTTCCTCATATTGAACAGTTGTCATTTAAACTGATTGGACAAATAAAGTGTGCCTGGGTCCATGCAGCACTGCACAGACAGTTTTTAATGCTACATGCCCTCCCCCCATCACCACTGAGCGTTTTTTAATCATCGTCAAGATCTTCCAAGATTTCTgtgatttctctctttttaaatatcCCAGGTTGCTTGTAGACACATGACTCACACTCTAATATGAAGATGCATAATTCATGGGCAATCACTTTCCTTATATACTTTTTGCACAATAATTGTTTGCTTATAACTCCCCCACAGCTTTGTGAAATGACAGATTATGAAGAACGGAGCTCCAGCAATGCAACAGTCTTTTATGAGCTTACATATCCCCCCACAGATCCACAGGGGGTCTCACCACGCCACCCACAGTGCCCACTCACTCGGCTCATTTTAAAGTCTTGAATTCACATTGAGACCTAATATATTGGGATtgcttttttccctctctgtccGACTTGTATTTTCATCCcctgcctcctcctctccttctctgTAGGGGTGTGGGTTGTATACTGTATGAGATGGCAACGGGTCGCCCCATGTTTCCTGGTGCAACAGTGAAGGAGGAGCTACACTTGATTTTTAGACTTATGGGTAAGATGACTAGGAATGGCAGTAGAGTAAAATCCTGATTGAAATGTGCAGATGAGAAGAGAGCTTATCCTTATTAATACAGAAAGTGTTTGCTCAGCCGCTGAGTTGCCCTGTACCAACCGGTTCATTGGTCACAGAACTATCAAATCCAGCACCTACGCATGCAGCCTTCTTTTATGAGCGTATGTGAAAAGCTGGGCTGCTCTCAGCAATCTAATGAGTTCTAGAAACCTACAATGAAAGGAAACCACCAGTGGTGTGTCACTTCTGCCACTTCTGCTAACTGTACATAGCAAATGTTTTACGTAGCACTTTAGCAGTTTtgcaaactttgaaaacaattagTGCTCTTAGCTTCCACCGAATTCATTTTTTGGTATGTATtctaatggtgcgttcacaccaaaagCGTTACGTGGGTCAAAAACGGCGCTTCATGTTCAAATTTGACGCGTGTGCATGTTGAACGCAGACTCTTGACATTTTGCTTGTCTGGTTtccattcaaagtctatgtggaggcatATTTAGTCAGCTCTAGCCACTGCTTTCTGTTAGATGCTGTTGATGCTTCAAATGCTCAAAACTCTCCAGACGGTTCAAATCTCGCCACGCTAGCCGCTTGAAATGCGCCTCCACGGCCCTCGATGCGCCTCCACGGCCCTCGATGCGCCTCCACATAGGCTTTCAATGTAAACCAGACATGCCTGACGCTCTAAACActtttggtgtgaacgcaccataagtctacttggttgttttgtaaactttcagttgaataaagttcaacatctgtgtcAAAGTTTTGGTTATTCACTGTTGAGAATTCTTTAAGTAGTTAgacgtttatattcatgctcttattttgaagtgggtgacgACTGGTCATGTAGCAGTTAGTCTGCACCGTTAAGATGGGCTTTTTCTCACTTGGTTTCCTGGTGATTACATAATAATAGTAACTAAATGTAACAATAAATGAGACGAACTATTTCTTTGTGATGCAGGTACTCCAACAGAAGAGACCTGGCCTGGTATTAGCAGTAATGAGGAGTTCAGGTCTTACCTCTTTCCTCAGTACAGATCTCAAGCTCTCATCAACCACGTACCTCGGTAAACCCTCTGCGTTAACTAGCAATGATCTCCATGCATGGCCAGACGCTGAGACATCTAAAGCATTACTAGCTAATTTATTAATGTAGTATTAGGCCAATTATGTATCATCCAGTTTAATGTGATTCAAACTTTATCGGTGTTTCACTTCGAGATGTTTTGGACACATAATCCTATCAAGCATAAGAAATCAGGTAATGGAAATTGAAATACATAAtcaaaggggcagtattatgtaaaatcaacttttttgaaaattacatcatgttataatgttggTCTCTCACCAAAAACATTCCTGTAGTGTTGTcttctttcatgcatatttgagaaatcctttaatctcccatggcaaccattcagctgcgcgaaacgcctgggtggatctagccccgcctttgagacGCAGCTTGTCCTCTGAGCTCCAGTTCCCAAGTTTccgagcttccacctcacagagcagccctcctctgaaactcctccactcagctccttcagactagccagcagcaattggcaaacacctggtggacctGTGCATCAGCTGAattcattataggagctacttctcactgaaacgctggtaaaacgtttaaattaataaaggagccatgttgtgatgacttcctgaaggcggagtttcagaaagagcaggagtttttaaagagacagacgcccAATTTAAAAGCGTTTAAATATCaaagttcagtttcttttaagtcacattttctatttaaagcatttttatagcaactgaaagtgacatatttacttgattgagctataaaatgacactgtgtgcctggaaaatatttaatactgCTCCTATAAATGTAATCTGACatgattgatttattaatttttgttttaggaTGATCCATTGagaatggatttgttttttagctttttttcacactttgatGTTTAGTTCACCAAAAAGCAATCTGCAAGGGAACAAATACTTTCTAATGGAATGTTCATGTTTATTGAACGAGTGAAGTTTTAAGCTGTCTAACACTTTCTTGGTCTCCATCAGGTTGGACACGGAGGGAATTGATCTGCTGTCAGCTTTCCTGCTGGTACGACCCCAAAGCCCGTTTATATGAATCCTAATCTTACCTGCTAATTCACTGAGGTTCTAACGAGCTCTTTCTGCATGGCATGTGACAGTATGACACCAGGACCAGAATCTCGTCTGAAGCGGCTCTACACCATGCCTACTTCCTGAGTCTGGGGGATGCCATACATCATCTTGCTGACAGTAAGATATAGTTGCTTCCATTGAGATCCTCCATTATAAACACAGCTGTATGATTTTTATATGTGGTATTAATGCAATGAGAGCTCCACACATActccttttcctttctttgctcCAGCTGCTTCAGTGTTCTCTCTCGGAGAGGTGCAGCTCCAGAAGGATCCAGGCCATCGTAGCTCAGTATTCCAGCCTTTAGGTAAGAAAAGAGCTGGACATTACCTTACCCAAAGCATATCACAGATAATGGAAGGCAATTGTTGTATGATATGCATGCCCTCTGtgtattttgggtttttctgaGGACAGAATCTAGTCTAATTTTCACCAGGTTCTAAAATGATTTGAAACAAACATCAGCAACTGATTGTCATTTAAGACTTTTGTTAGGATTTGAGAtgctgccaatggaactagtatttttttttataaatattgacAAATGCTGACATTGGACCACTTTTTTCAGTAACGAATAATCTAACGCATTACTGTTTCAAATCCAGTAATCGGACTAAAGTTACTTATTCAAATCACTTTGCATTactaaaatcatatttatagttttccagacaatactggaacacagaaaaacatgcacaaattactaaagttattttttgtactgttgtaaccattaaacaatctCCCATTCAGTATAACCATATAACTGGAGAAGCATTGTTGATGTTaccattataaaataactttcaatTAAGTTTTGGCAAAGCtcaatgtaattttcacaggAGGCAGAGCGTTGttgtcagcagctgctgaaagtagctaaaaaagttacttttaatgtaatttagttactttccaaatcaagtaatcaataatctaagttactttttcaaggagtaatcagtaatccgattaaagtaactttttcacAGTAACTACGCCATCACAGATTGTAACAAACTCCtgacatcttgctgaaaagttgttagtaagttagtttgtcttatttcaactgtaccaagatatttgcactataaactagaccaaaactaactgatgtttttgcagtgaatgaaCTGAAGCCATGTTATAGTGGCTCAAAAGTTCGTCCTATCAAGATATGTAAGACGGATAAAGTCAGACAAGAAAACAGCTATGCATTGTTATCATAGGGTGtttttcaaacaacttttttctcttcagtttatttttttaaattttttttttcacttgggGCTAGATTAATATagttttagataaatataaaaaacactttcattGTGTCCTAGATGTTGGTATTTTGAAAAGAGCATCATTATGCTGGTACTTCACCACTGTGCTCTTCTTTGTGTTGGCCTGTAAAACCACAGGAAAACACTTATCAGCATGTATTTAATACCATGTTTGTAACTGAAATGTAACACTTTTatgactaaaatgtaaaaaaaaaatgaaacatttttcagtgaaCCTAAACTGAAACATCTGGGGggaaaaatcattaaaatgtacTTCTTCTTTATGAACTGTAATGTGATCCTCTTCAGGCCGAGGAAAGAATCGAAGACAAAGCATCTTCtagaaaacacagagaagaagaaggaagacaTGAATGGAGAGAAGCTGCCTTTCAAATCCAGATCACCAAGGCCAACTAAAGCTTAACACATTGAGCAAGCAACCTCagcaaccacacacacacacacacacacacacacacacacacacgcatagcGTCACAAGGACATCTTCTTCACTCATTTCCATGGCAGCTGAACTTGAAGGCTCATCCTCTTTctgaagataaaaaatgttctgcacTTAAACAGACCTTATTCAATCTccttccaaacacacacacacacataaacacacacacacccccttGAACACTTTTGCACTATAAGAAACACTACACATGTTGCACATATCAGAGAGTTCTTTGCTTCCCTCCTTTGATACCTCTGACAAAGAAGGGACTGTATAATAATTaactctgaaaactgaaaaattgaaCAAAGTCGATCATTTTTGCTATTCTTAACTAGTCACATTCTAAAGCCTGCTTGtagtatttacaaaaaaac
Coding sequences within:
- the cdk18 gene encoding cyclin-dependent kinase 18 translates to MNKMKNFKRRFSLSVPRTETIEENEFTEQINQLNIRHTQGLTPDRLGPPSHDASPVSPDATTPGAHSPSHLHYHSQAQHRRFSMEDVSKRMSLPMDIRLPPEFLKKLQQESENSPLCRPLSRMSRRASLSDIGFGKLETYVKLGKLGEGTYATVFKGRSKLTENLVALKEIRLEHDEGAPCTAIREVSLLKNLKHANIVTLHDIIHTDRCLTLVFEYLDSDLKHYLDNCGNLMSMHNVKIFMFQLLRGLSYCHKRKILHRDLKPQNLLINDKGELKLADFGLARAKSVPTKTYSNEVVTLWYRPPDVLLGSTEYSMHIDMWGVGCILYEMATGRPMFPGATVKEELHLIFRLMGTPTEETWPGISSNEEFRSYLFPQYRSQALINHVPRLDTEGIDLLSAFLLYDTRTRISSEAALHHAYFLSLGDAIHHLADTASVFSLGEVQLQKDPGHRSSVFQPLGRGKNRRQSIF